ACGCATTATAACACACATCTACGGTTTATTACAATAAAAGGAGGGTGGGCGGGTTTTGAACAAAGAACACCAAACTGCTGTGCGCCAACACATTCTGGAATCCACCTTTCGTTGTTTGGCGGAAAATGGATCTTCTTCTTTATCTGTCCGCAAAATTGCTCAAGAAGCAGACATCACCTTAAGTCTTGTGCATTATTATTTTCCCAATAAAGAAGAGTTGTTAGTTGCCGCAGCTTCGTATACCTTGGAAAAACAATTGGCCTCCATTCGAGAGGAGCTTCATTCAATCGCAACTGTTACAGATCGAATCAAAAAAATCATGTCCATCGTTCGTGAACAATTTACGGATACACCTTGGCGCAAAGTTTATTTTGACCTATTGTCCATGGCCTCATGGTCTCCCCGCATGGCGCAGGAAGTAAAAAAAATGCAAGATGATTTGATCGAACGCATCGTCAATCTCTGTACCAACAGTTTCACCGATCGTATGGTAAAGCGGGCATTTGTCAGGACTCTGTTAGCTATTTTGAATGGTTTGGCCCTTCAGGTGTTAAATGGCGCTCCTGAAGAAGAAATCAAAACCGCTTTTGGCATGGCCGAACGTGCGATACTATCCCTGCTTCCTCAATCCGATTGATCAGGCTAT
Above is a genomic segment from Polycladomyces subterraneus containing:
- a CDS encoding TetR/AcrR family transcriptional regulator — encoded protein: MNKEHQTAVRQHILESTFRCLAENGSSSLSVRKIAQEADITLSLVHYYFPNKEELLVAAASYTLEKQLASIREELHSIATVTDRIKKIMSIVREQFTDTPWRKVYFDLLSMASWSPRMAQEVKKMQDDLIERIVNLCTNSFTDRMVKRAFVRTLLAILNGLALQVLNGAPEEEIKTAFGMAERAILSLLPQSD